One region of Mycolicibacterium rhodesiae NBB3 genomic DNA includes:
- a CDS encoding DNA-deoxyinosine glycosylase: MASPLVHGLPPIIGEGAHTLILGNMLSVRSVATAQYYGNPRNAFWRITGELYGFGADDPYDDRTAALVANGIAVWDVLKECRRAGSLDSAVEPKSMVGNDFGDLFLTYPGISRVFFNGAAAETNFNRLVRVAPDADYRRLPSTSPAQTMRYEHKLAIWREALTTH; encoded by the coding sequence ATGGCCTCGCCGCTGGTGCACGGGCTTCCGCCGATCATCGGCGAGGGCGCGCACACGCTGATCCTCGGCAACATGCTCAGTGTGAGGTCTGTTGCGACCGCGCAGTACTACGGCAATCCCCGCAACGCCTTCTGGCGGATCACCGGGGAGCTCTACGGGTTCGGAGCCGACGATCCGTACGATGACCGCACCGCTGCGCTTGTCGCCAACGGTATCGCGGTGTGGGATGTGCTGAAGGAGTGCAGGCGCGCCGGAAGCCTGGATTCGGCGGTGGAGCCGAAGAGCATGGTGGGCAACGACTTTGGCGACCTCTTTCTGACCTATCCCGGAATCAGCCGGGTGTTCTTCAACGGGGCGGCCGCTGAGACGAACTTCAACCGGCTCGTCCGGGTCGCCCCCGATGCGGACTACCGGCGACTACCGTCGACGAGTCCCGCGCAGACGATGCGCTACGAGCACAAATTGGCGATCTGGCGCGAGGCCCTCACCACGCACTAG